CCGTCCCGGCCGATGCCGCGCCCTGCCGCTTCGCCGCCGCCGAGTCCGCCGTGGCGGGCCGGAAGCGAAGTGCCGCGTTGGGCACCACCAGAACCTGGCTGGCCGAACCCGTCTGGAAGTCCACCGTGGCCGTCATGCCCGGCAGCAGCTTGCCCGTGGGGTTCGGGACGGAGACGACCGCGGTGTAGCTCACCACGTTGTCGGCCGTCTTGCTCTGCAGGCGGACCTGCTTGACGGCGCCGGTGAAGGTGTCGTTCGGGTACGACTGCACGGTGAAGTGCACCGGCTGGCCTTCCTTGATGCTCCCGATGTCGCTCTCATCCACGCTCGCCAGGATCTCCATCTGCGAGAGGTCGTTGGCGATCAGGAAGAGCTGCGGCGCCGAGAGGCTGGCGGCCACCGTCTGCCCCACGTCCACGTTGCGCTCCACCACGATGCCGTCGATGGGGGCGTAGATGGCGGTGTAGCTCAGGTTCTGCCGCGCCCGGTCCAGCGCCACGCGGGCCGACTTCACGTTGGCCTGCTGCACCGAGAAGTTCGACTGGATGGTGCCGAACTCGCTGGCGGTGATGACCTGCCGGTCGTAGAGCTGCTTGTTGCGCTCCCACTCGCTCTGCGCCTGGGCCAGCTGGGCCTGCGCCCTCTCCACGCCGGCCTGGGCGTCCTGCACGGCCTGCTGCTGGAGCGTGGGGTCGATGCGGGCCAGCAGCTGCCCCTTCTTCACGCGCTGGTTGAAGTCCGCGTAGATGGCCGATACCTGGCCCGACACCTGGGTGCCCACCTGCACGGTGGTCACCGCGCCCAGCGTTCCCGTGGCCGAGACCGTCTGCTCCAGGCTGCCGACCTCCACCGCGGTCACGCGGTACGACGGCGCCTCGTTGGCGTCTGCCCGGGTGTAGAGCCACCCCGTGCCGGCGCCCAGCGCGAGCACGGCGGCCACTGCGGTGTTTCGGATCTTGCTCATCGTGTTTCTCCTGGTGTTCGCGCGGCGCGTTCGGCTCCGCCATGGGAGCGTCGGCCGGGCGTCCGCGCCTGCCGACCATCGAATGTACCCTGTTTTTCCAAGCAGATACGCCGTTTTTCACGAGATGCACCCTGGCGTTACGAACTGCACCGTGAGCGCATCGAACGGTGTGTCGGACTTCCGAGAGGCCGGAAGATGAACGTCCGCCGAACCCGTCTGATGGGGTCGGCGGACGTCGTTTCGGGCGATGCAGACCGGCTTCGGGAGATGCGATCAGCTTCCGGCGGAGCCCGTCGCGGCGACGTCGAAGCCGTACTTCGCGGGCTCCTTGGCGATGCGCGCGGCGGCGATCATCTTCGGCACGTAGTCGCGCGTCTCGGCGGGGAGCTTCTCGGAGATGCGGTAGTAGTCCTCGTCCGTGCCGCGCTCGTGGCCGGTGACCTCCATCATCACCTTCGCCACGCGTCCCTCGCCCGTGTTGTACGCCGCGGCGGCCAGGTACCAAGAGCCGAAGCGGTCGTGCAGGTCCGTCAGGTAGCGCAGCGCCGCGTCGGTCTCCTTCGCCGGGTCGTTGCGCTCGTCGACCTTGCCGTCCACCTTCAGGCCGTATCGCTCGGCCGTGCCCTCGATGAACTGCCACAGCCCGCTCG
This region of Longimicrobiaceae bacterium genomic DNA includes:
- a CDS encoding efflux RND transporter periplasmic adaptor subunit — protein: MSKIRNTAVAAVLALGAGTGWLYTRADANEAPSYRVTAVEVGSLEQTVSATGTLGAVTTVQVGTQVSGQVSAIYADFNQRVKKGQLLARIDPTLQQQAVQDAQAGVERAQAQLAQAQSEWERNKQLYDRQVITASEFGTIQSNFSVQQANVKSARVALDRARQNLSYTAIYAPIDGIVVERNVDVGQTVAASLSAPQLFLIANDLSQMEILASVDESDIGSIKEGQPVHFTVQSYPNDTFTGAVKQVRLQSKTADNVVSYTAVVSVPNPTGKLLPGMTATVDFQTGSASQVLVVPNAALRFRPATADSAAAKRQGAASAGTGAARTGARTGAGAAGRTGRGKGGTLWMVGTDGKPQALRVKTGLSDGQRTQVEGTGLSAGTKIIVGTNDTQAKAGSTASSNPLAPSSRRTGGAGGPPGGF